One Betaproteobacteria bacterium genomic window carries:
- a CDS encoding ABC transporter ATP-binding protein, translated as MALLEIRNVTRRFGDFTAVDNVSISIEGGEFFTLLGPSGCGKTTLLRMIAGFDAPDAGSIVVDGKDMTGIPPEARNIHTVFQSYALFPHMTVAQNIAFPLKMANADPGQIGKRVEEALEDVRLTGMEKRYPNELSGGQKQRVAVARALINRPKLLLLDEPLAALDAKLKESVQLELIGLQKEVGITFVYVTHDQSEALALSHRIAVMNHGRVEQVDEPSKIYGFPRNRFVADFIGQCNLLDGEIKSCAGERMTVALSGIGDVAALNVESDAPGLKGALALRPEKVAIGRDLAAGPDVNRFAGKVHDFLYLGDVTIYIVELANGMRIEALLPNSTAGRTKFFEAGDDVQVSWRYDAGHFLND; from the coding sequence ATGGCACTGCTCGAGATCCGCAACGTGACCCGCCGTTTCGGCGACTTCACGGCGGTCGACAATGTCAGCATCAGCATCGAAGGTGGCGAGTTCTTCACCCTCCTCGGCCCCTCCGGTTGCGGCAAGACCACGCTGCTGCGCATGATCGCCGGATTCGATGCACCGGACGCCGGCAGCATCGTCGTTGACGGCAAGGACATGACCGGCATCCCGCCGGAAGCGCGCAACATCCATACGGTATTCCAGAGCTATGCGTTGTTTCCGCACATGACGGTCGCGCAGAACATTGCATTCCCGCTGAAGATGGCCAACGCAGACCCGGGACAGATCGGCAAACGTGTCGAGGAGGCGCTCGAGGACGTGCGGCTGACCGGCATGGAGAAGCGCTATCCGAACGAATTGTCCGGCGGGCAGAAGCAGCGGGTGGCGGTTGCGCGTGCGCTGATCAATCGGCCGAAGTTGCTGCTGCTCGACGAACCGCTTGCCGCGCTCGACGCCAAGCTCAAGGAAAGCGTGCAGCTGGAACTGATCGGCCTGCAGAAGGAAGTCGGCATCACCTTCGTTTACGTCACCCACGACCAGAGCGAAGCGCTGGCATTGTCGCACCGGATCGCCGTCATGAACCACGGGCGCGTCGAGCAGGTCGACGAACCGTCGAAAATCTACGGCTTTCCGAGGAATCGTTTCGTCGCCGATTTCATCGGCCAGTGCAACCTGCTCGACGGTGAAATCAAATCCTGCGCCGGAGAGCGCATGACCGTCGCGTTGTCCGGTATCGGTGACGTGGCCGCGTTGAACGTCGAAAGCGATGCGCCCGGACTCAAGGGCGCGCTGGCGCTGCGTCCGGAGAAGGTTGCGATCGGTCGCGATCTTGCCGCCGGTCCCGATGTCAACCGCTTTGCCGGCAAAGTCCACGATTTCCTCTATCTCGGCGACGTGACGATCTACATCGTCGAACTCGCCAACGGCATGCGCATCGAAGCGCTGCTGCCCAATTCCACCGCGGGCCGCACCAAGTTCTTCGAGGCCGGCGACGATGTCCAGGTGAGCTGGCGTTACGATGCCGGCCATTTCCTGAACGATTGA
- a CDS encoding ABC transporter permease: protein MKSAASQTRLHKWLIGGPPLAYLVVFFAIPVLIMVVASFRNPGEFGGLAPIFAEGEGGGQLDLTTESYGRFFSDFLYTELFLKSFAYAAITTLVCLIIAYPLAMLIARSPKKHRDLLVLLVILPFWSNFLIRVYAWMIILGPQSVFVTALNNVLGLFRFEPVTLLYTPFAVIVGLVYVHLPFMVLPLYANLEKHDPALLDAAQDLGANAWRRFWRVTFPLSLPGVYAGAALVFIPALGIFAIPDILGGTEGIMIGNVIKQQFLDTRDWPFGSVLSMVLTVMAVSIAGLTAWVARRSRT from the coding sequence ATGAAGTCCGCGGCTAGTCAGACGCGCCTGCACAAATGGCTGATCGGCGGGCCGCCGCTCGCCTATCTGGTGGTGTTCTTCGCCATTCCCGTGCTGATCATGGTGGTCGCGTCGTTCCGCAATCCGGGCGAGTTCGGCGGCTTGGCGCCCATCTTCGCCGAGGGCGAAGGCGGCGGACAACTCGACCTCACCACGGAAAGCTACGGCCGCTTCTTCTCGGATTTTCTTTATACCGAACTGTTCCTGAAGTCATTCGCCTACGCGGCGATCACGACTCTCGTCTGCCTGATCATTGCCTACCCGCTGGCGATGCTGATCGCGCGCAGCCCGAAGAAACACCGCGACCTGCTGGTGCTGCTGGTGATCCTGCCGTTCTGGTCGAACTTCCTGATCCGCGTCTACGCGTGGATGATCATCCTCGGGCCGCAGTCGGTGTTCGTAACCGCCCTCAACAACGTCCTCGGCCTGTTCAGGTTCGAGCCGGTCACGCTGCTGTATACGCCGTTCGCGGTCATTGTCGGACTGGTCTACGTGCACCTGCCGTTCATGGTGCTACCGCTCTACGCCAACCTGGAAAAACACGATCCGGCGCTGCTCGATGCCGCGCAGGATCTCGGCGCCAATGCGTGGCGGCGCTTCTGGCGGGTTACGTTCCCGTTGTCGTTGCCGGGTGTCTACGCCGGTGCCGCGCTGGTCTTCATTCCCGCGCTGGGCATCTTCGCCATTCCCGATATTCTCGGCGGCACCGAAGGCATCATGATCGGCAACGTGATCAAGCAGCAGTTTCTCGACACGCGCGACTGGCCGTTCGGCAGCGTGCTGTCGATGGTGCTGACGGTGATGGCGGTAAGCATTGCGGGGTTGACCGCCTGGGTGGCAAGGAGATCGCGGACATGA
- a CDS encoding ABC transporter permease: MNRRSRGLWAAAIFAYAFLYAPLVIVVAYSFNDSRLNAEWVGFTLSWYGKLFHNEKMLKAAWNSLLIGISASAVSTVFGTMAGYAMYRFRTRLLPLLVLAPIAIPEILMGVSLLIFFVLLNISLGMVSIVLSHIAFCIGFVAIVVRSRLAGMDESLTEAARDLGATPWKAFRLVTLPLIMPGVVAGALMAFTLSIDDFVITFFTAGVGSTTLPLQIYTMVKIAVTPEVNAISTLLMMLTLALILIASKLSPGSLRAE; this comes from the coding sequence ATGAACCGGCGCTCGCGCGGATTATGGGCCGCGGCAATCTTTGCGTATGCGTTTCTCTATGCGCCGCTGGTGATCGTCGTCGCGTATTCCTTCAACGATTCCAGGCTCAACGCCGAGTGGGTGGGCTTCACGCTGTCCTGGTACGGAAAGCTCTTCCACAACGAGAAGATGCTGAAGGCTGCGTGGAACTCGCTGCTGATCGGCATTTCCGCAAGTGCGGTATCCACGGTCTTCGGCACCATGGCGGGTTATGCGATGTATCGCTTCAGGACGCGATTGCTGCCGCTGCTGGTGCTGGCACCGATCGCGATCCCCGAGATCCTGATGGGCGTCTCGCTGCTGATCTTCTTCGTGCTGCTGAACATCTCGCTCGGCATGGTCTCCATCGTGCTGTCGCACATTGCGTTTTGCATCGGTTTCGTCGCCATCGTCGTGCGTTCGCGCCTGGCCGGCATGGACGAGAGCCTGACCGAGGCCGCGCGCGACCTGGGTGCCACGCCATGGAAAGCCTTCCGGCTGGTGACGCTGCCGCTGATCATGCCGGGCGTGGTCGCCGGCGCACTGATGGCGTTTACGTTGTCGATCGATGATTTCGTAATCACGTTCTTCACTGCCGGCGTCGGTTCGACCACGCTGCCGCTGCAGATTTACACGATGGTCAAGATTGCGGTAACGCCCGAGGTCAACGCCATCTCCACCTTGCTGATGATGCTGACCTTGGCGCTGATCCTGATCGCCTCCAAACTCTCGCCCGGCTCATTGCGTGCGGAGTGA
- a CDS encoding spermidine/putrescine ABC transporter substrate-binding protein, whose amino-acid sequence MKKLLFLLLFATLPALAADELHLYNWNDYVAPDAVKSFEAQCKCKVVQDFYGDNEELLAKLAAGARGYDVMVPTSNYVAGMAKAGWLQPLDKGKLPNFKNLMPTYLNTEFDPGNKYSVPYAMSITLIGYNDQKLKELGITVDSWAVIFDPKILQKIKGKVTVLDSQAEVMAAALKYLGYSVNDRDPAHWKQAKETILKAKPYWAAFMAQGYIKELSTGNIWVVHGYSNDIFQADTGAQEAKQKFRIRHALPKEGAVLALDAMVIAKTAPRPDLAHQFINFMLEGKNSAALTNITGSGNPNSEAMQFIKPEIKSIKAVFPDAESAKRLEQLKDMNKKERQLLNKIWTEIKAK is encoded by the coding sequence ATGAAAAAGCTGTTGTTCCTGCTGTTGTTCGCCACCCTGCCGGCGCTGGCTGCAGACGAATTGCATTTATACAACTGGAACGACTACGTCGCCCCGGACGCGGTGAAGAGCTTCGAAGCCCAGTGCAAATGCAAGGTGGTGCAGGACTTCTACGGTGACAATGAAGAACTGCTTGCCAAGCTTGCCGCGGGAGCGAGAGGGTACGACGTGATGGTTCCGACTTCGAATTACGTCGCGGGCATGGCCAAGGCCGGCTGGCTGCAGCCGCTCGACAAGGGCAAGTTGCCGAACTTCAAGAACCTGATGCCGACCTATCTCAACACCGAGTTCGATCCGGGCAACAAGTACTCCGTGCCTTACGCGATGTCGATTACGCTGATCGGCTACAACGACCAGAAACTCAAGGAGCTCGGCATTACCGTGGACTCCTGGGCTGTGATCTTCGATCCCAAAATCCTGCAGAAGATAAAAGGCAAGGTGACCGTGCTCGACAGCCAGGCCGAAGTCATGGCGGCGGCGCTGAAGTATCTGGGCTACTCGGTCAACGACCGTGATCCCGCGCACTGGAAGCAGGCGAAGGAAACCATCCTCAAGGCCAAGCCCTACTGGGCGGCGTTCATGGCGCAGGGCTACATCAAGGAGTTGTCGACGGGCAACATCTGGGTGGTACACGGCTACTCGAACGATATTTTCCAGGCCGATACCGGCGCGCAGGAAGCCAAGCAGAAATTCCGCATCCGCCACGCCCTGCCCAAGGAAGGCGCTGTACTGGCCCTGGATGCGATGGTGATCGCGAAGACGGCGCCGCGCCCCGACCTTGCCCACCAGTTCATCAACTTCATGCTCGAGGGCAAGAACTCGGCCGCGCTAACCAACATTACCGGCTCCGGCAATCCGAATTCCGAGGCGATGCAGTTCATCAAGCCGGAGATCAAGTCGATTAAGGCCGTATTCCCCGACGCGGAATCCGCCAAACGGCTCGAGCAGCTGAAGGACATGAACAAGAAGGAGCGGCAACTGCTCAACAAGATCTGGACCGAGATCAAGGCCAAGTAG